The DNA sequence AGGCCCCTTCTGCCATCTGATCGGACCAATCACCATTGGCGCCGGCACCAAGCTGATCAGTGGAGTTCATATCCATGGGCCGTGCACGATTGGCAAAAACAACCTGATCTATCCGGGGGTGTGCTTAGGCTTTGCACCACAAGACTACAGTTTTGACTGTGCAGAACTCGGTAGTGGTCTTGTTATTGGTGACAGTAATACGTTCCGTGAACACGTTTCAATTCATCGCGCCACTGATTCTGAGCATCCGTCCACAGTCGGAAACCATAACTACCTCATGGAGCAAGCTCACATCGCTCATGATGTGAGATTAGGTAACCACATCACAATCGCTGGCTCTGCTCATCTTGCTGGTCATTGCTGGGTAGATGACAAGGCGGTTCTGGGTGGACTCATTGGCATTCATCAGTTCTGCCGTATCGGGCGCGGCTCGATGGTCGGCGCGTGCCTCAGCTTCAGCCAAGATCTCCCGCCTTTCTTTAGCAGTAATGTGCCCCGCGTCATTACAGGAATCAATCGCATTGGTATGCGTCGAATGGGCATGTCAGTCCAAGACATTCGCGTCGTCCGTGAGGTATTCAACATTCTTTATCGACAAAAATTGTCAAAGACGAATGTTGTCAAGACACTTAAAGAACGCGATGAACATCCGATCGTTACGGAGTACATTGAATTCATTGAAACTTCTCGACGTGGTTATGCACCAATGGTCGATAAGCGAAAGGGTTCACGGTACGAACCCACTGAATCGCCAGATTAAACGCCTGGCCAGAGATCGGAGACAAGGATGTCGATTCATCTCAGTGTGCTTGGAAGCGGATCCGCAGGCAATTCCACGCTTGTATCAATATCAAATCAGGACAACGGCCAACCAGACCGACGGCCATTTAATTTGCTCATTGACCTAGGACTATCCCTTAAACAAACACGTTTGCGTTTAGAAGGTCACGGGGTGAGCATCGATCAAATTGATGCCGTCATTCTCACCCACCTCGACCAAGATCACCTGCGTCCAGTCTGGCGGAACACGCTTCAGGCTCACCAGATTCCTGTACACATCCATCAGATCCATGCAAGCGCCGCATCACGGATCCTTGCCGCAGAAACGATTGTCTCTTATGAAGAAGAGATCAAATTAGAGTCAATAATCAAGATCAGGCCAGTACAACTCGCTCACGATACGACAGGTACTATTGGATTTGTCATCGAAGCCCACAGCAAAAGATTGGGCTTTGCCACAGATCTTGGCCATGTTCCTAATGAGTTACTCGAGCACTTTGTTGATCTCGACGCGATCGCCCTTGAATCGAACTACGATCCCGACATGCAGCGTGCAGCCGATCGCCCTGCTTTCGTTAAGCAGCGTGTGATGAGTGGCCATGGCCACTTGTCTAATGCAGAAGCGCTTGATGCAATTACACGTATCGCCGCCCGCTCAAACTTAGATCATGTGGTACTGATTCACTTGAGTAGGCAATGCAACTGCCCCGAGGTGGTGAGTAGATTATGGCAACAACAGGCGCCCGATCTTCATGCCCGGCTTACTATTGCTGACCAGCACGCGCCGACTGAATTGCTTCAGCTCGGCCCACCAGTGGCCATGGCAGAGCTTTTTTAATTGCCATTGGCTGAGGCCGGGCCCACCTCTTCTGAGCACTGCACAGGAATGTCGCCCCCCATGCCCTGAGCCTGCTGCGCATGCCACTGCTCAGCATCCAATGGGAAATGCCCTATTGGCTCTCCCCAACCCAGTAACGGAACAATAAGTGGGAATGCTGAAGGACTTGGAGATTCAAGGTCAAGGACCTGATCCCCGAGCACCGCACCATCAGCATCGAAACTGCGATAGACCTGATGAGGACGTCGGCCTGTCATAACCATGCAACCTTTCAGCAAGCCACAAAGATAAGACTCTTCACGGTCAATCCACCATGCCACTGGCTCTCCCGGTAGCACGATGGTGCCAGGTGCCATGACCGCAACACAACCAACATCACATGGTGCTGCAATAAATGAAAGGTCGATTGCTGGAATGATGTATCGATCAGGCCCTGGCCACCAAAGCTCTACCAGTCCTGCATACTGCGAATCTACCAATGCCGTTTCAGCCGAATCTACGATGCTACGAACAGAATCTGGAGCAGCCTGATCAATCGACCCCCAAACCGCTTCGACCAAATCAAGTGACTCATCGATCAACATTGCTGCACGGTCACGAGCAACTGGCCTTTCCTCAACAGGAAGATCTCCCAACTCATTAAGGGCGAAGGTCACCGCTTGCAATGTGATCAGTGGCGCCATGCTGCGACGCCAGGCCGGGCCATCATGCTCCTCTGGGATTGCCAGTGATGCCTGGGCAGCCTGCGTCCACTGTGCAAGCAGGCCAGTCCAGGTAAGAGCGCGTTGGTTCATTTCCATATCAATCAGACTCCACTATCAAATCAAGGCCCGATAATCACCATAGCAGCTGTTATTCGATAGAGAGCTGCTTTGTGCCACGCATTTCCTGCGATTGGTTGAGTGAGGATGCCGATACCACCTTCCCATGACCACTAAACGTGCAACAGCTAAAGGCCGCAACGGGAAGAAGGCTCAGAACGCTTCTGAGGTACTTCCACCAACGATTGGCAGCCGAATTGTATGGATTGTGACTGCAGCAATCTGGACGTTCTTCTTTGTCTCCCTTGCGAGCTTTAATCCCGCCGACCCTCCGAGCCATACGGTCGCCGTTCATAGCCTAGAAATTACCAATCTTTGCGGCCCAATTGGTGCCTATGTGGCCTATTGGAGTTACTACCTGCTTGGCATTGGTGTATGGGTCATCCTGCTGGCAACAGGCACCTGGCTTGGCATCTGTGTATCGGGAAGGACCCTTGACCACATCGCACTTCGTGGCCTGGGCGTCGCATTAACGGCTATTACGGTCTCATGTTTTCACCAATTACTCTTCCCAGAAACCGGTCCCATGGCTGGTTCTCCTGCGGGCCTTGTCCCCTACTTCATCGTTTCTGAACTCGCTCCGCGTTTTAGTCGCTTCGGTAGTGGACTCATCATTCTGGTGGCGCTGGCCGTCGGTTTACTGATCGCCGCTGACCAAGTGGTTTTCCGATTGATGAGTTTGATGGGCAGAGGCTTTCGAGCCGCAAGTCAATTACGTGAACTCGAGCGACCTGGATGGATGCAGCGTACTGACCAAAAACCCAAGAAAAAGAAGGCCAAGGCACGCAAGCCGCGTCCTTCCGAGGACAGTTTGCTGGAACGTCTGTTCGCATGGTTCCCGTACCGTATTGCCCGCGTAGATCAACTTGAAATCGCCGGTGTTGGGCGACATTCCGGAGTAGAACTCGAAGACGGCGAGGAAATCGAATACGTCGACGAATATGAAGACGGTGATGAAGAAGAAGGCGAAGAAGGCGAAGAAGAGTACGAATACGAAGACGAATATGAAGATGGCGATGCCGAAGAAGGTGAAGAAGGCGAAGAAGAGTACGAATACGAGGAAGAAGAAGAAGAAGAAGAAGAAGAAGAAGAAGACTCCACACCGGCTCGTCGCCGTCTCACTGCTGCTCAACTTCGCGAAAAAATCTCAAAACTGCCATTGCGAATTGGCTCTTCAGCCAAGACCGTAGTGAAAGACAAAGATATCCCACGAGAAGAGAACTTCGAAGGTTATAAATTCCCTGAACTCAAGCTTTTAGAAGAAGCCGAAACTGGTTATTCCAAAAAGCAGGAAACACTCGTCCGCAAACAGGCTCAGCAACTTGAAGAAGCGCTTCGTACCTACAACATTGATGGTGAGGTCGTTGGCATTGAGTCTGGACCCTCAGTTTCGCTCTATTCTGTTCAGCTCGCTCCAGGCACGAAGGTACGGAAGCTCAGTGAGGTCTCAAGCGACCTGGCTCGTAGTGTTCGAGCGCAGAATATCCGCATTGTTGCAAATATGGTCGGCAAGACGACTGTTGGAATTGAAGTGCCCAATCTCAAACGCGAGAAGGTGCGCCTCAAAGAACTGATGAATAGTAAGGCCGCTGAGGGCATGAATTTACCCATGTTCTTAGGGAAGGATGCGGCTGGCGATGCACTCGTCGCCGATCTGACCCAGATGCCCCATATGCTCATCGCTGGCACCACCGGATCAGGCAAGAGTGTGTGCATGAACTCAATCTTAATGAGCTGGCTTTACACCAAACGCCCAGATGAATTGAAGCTCATTCTTGTCGATCCAAAGATGGTTGAGCTCAGCCAATTTA is a window from the Phycisphaerales bacterium genome containing:
- the lpxA gene encoding acyl-ACP--UDP-N-acetylglucosamine O-acyltransferase, with product MTNIHTSSIIEGDVQFADDVTVGPFCHLIGPITIGAGTKLISGVHIHGPCTIGKNNLIYPGVCLGFAPQDYSFDCAELGSGLVIGDSNTFREHVSIHRATDSEHPSTVGNHNYLMEQAHIAHDVRLGNHITIAGSAHLAGHCWVDDKAVLGGLIGIHQFCRIGRGSMVGACLSFSQDLPPFFSSNVPRVITGINRIGMRRMGMSVQDIRVVREVFNILYRQKLSKTNVVKTLKERDEHPIVTEYIEFIETSRRGYAPMVDKRKGSRYEPTESPD
- a CDS encoding MBL fold metallo-hydrolase is translated as MSIHLSVLGSGSAGNSTLVSISNQDNGQPDRRPFNLLIDLGLSLKQTRLRLEGHGVSIDQIDAVILTHLDQDHLRPVWRNTLQAHQIPVHIHQIHASAASRILAAETIVSYEEEIKLESIIKIRPVQLAHDTTGTIGFVIEAHSKRLGFATDLGHVPNELLEHFVDLDAIALESNYDPDMQRAADRPAFVKQRVMSGHGHLSNAEALDAITRIAARSNLDHVVLIHLSRQCNCPEVVSRLWQQQAPDLHARLTIADQHAPTELLQLGPPVAMAELF
- a CDS encoding DNA translocase FtsK; this translates as MTTKRATAKGRNGKKAQNASEVLPPTIGSRIVWIVTAAIWTFFFVSLASFNPADPPSHTVAVHSLEITNLCGPIGAYVAYWSYYLLGIGVWVILLATGTWLGICVSGRTLDHIALRGLGVALTAITVSCFHQLLFPETGPMAGSPAGLVPYFIVSELAPRFSRFGSGLIILVALAVGLLIAADQVVFRLMSLMGRGFRAASQLRELERPGWMQRTDQKPKKKKAKARKPRPSEDSLLERLFAWFPYRIARVDQLEIAGVGRHSGVELEDGEEIEYVDEYEDGDEEEGEEGEEEYEYEDEYEDGDAEEGEEGEEEYEYEEEEEEEEEEEEDSTPARRRLTAAQLREKISKLPLRIGSSAKTVVKDKDIPREENFEGYKFPELKLLEEAETGYSKKQETLVRKQAQQLEEALRTYNIDGEVVGIESGPSVSLYSVQLAPGTKVRKLSEVSSDLARSVRAQNIRIVANMVGKTTVGIEVPNLKREKVRLKELMNSKAAEGMNLPMFLGKDAAGDALVADLTQMPHMLIAGTTGSGKSVCMNSILMSWLYTKRPDELKLILVDPKMVELSQFSDIPHLMCPVVTEMSRAAGIVEWAVKKMEERYDLFRKTKVRDLAGYNKLTDEELYEAMEPANDKERALIPKKLPFIVFVIDELADLILTHKEVEQAIVRIAQKARAVGIHLILATQRPQANVVTGLIKSNMPCRVSFKVSSNQDSRIVLDQKGAELLLGQGDMLFVTPQSTELRRAQATLVDDAEIRKVTKFVKSVATPNFERSLIAIKPGQADVETTGIDHRDGLFDEAVQIIIESGRGSVSLLQRRLAIGYSRASRLVDQMGQAGILSDHKGSKAREVLITMDEWQHMQAIEAGHTEEEDDLGPCFGEGDDEAAMATVPDEYADEFRG